The region CACCACGACCGTCCGGATCGCGGCGCCCCGACGGCGCTACCGGCCGGAGGAGCAGGCGCTGCTCACCGAGCTGTTCGGCACTCCCGACCAGTGGGCCCGCACGATGCGTCCGCTGCCGTGGGCCCGGTCGACGACGGTGGTCGCGCCGTTCACCGACAGCACCGCGACCGAGGTGCCCGTGGCGTGCACGTGGGACGTCGAGCTGGCCGTGGCAAAGTACTTCCTGGCGGTGCGCGACGGCGGTGTCCCGCTGGACTTCATGTTCAACGGCACCGTTTTCTTCGAAGGCGAGGACGGGCGGCTGCGCACCGCGCAGATCTCGTGGTCGACCGACACGACGTTCTTGCTGCCCGCGGAGCTGTGGCACGAGGTGGTCGACGCCTCTTCGCCCGGCAACGCGTGGCTGCGCCTATCCCGGGACACCTTCGAGCGGCTCTACGCCCGCAGGAGCCGGTCCGCGGCAGGCGGGTGGGACGAGGTGGTCAACGCACTGCTCGACGACGTCGAGCCGGATCCGGGACGACAGCCATGAGCGCGGTGGAGCCCGCGGGCCGGGGCGTCGAGTTCCGCAGGGGCAGCCGGGTCCGGCTGCGGCCCGCGCAGCGCGCCGACATCGTCGACCTGACGCTGTCGGGCCGGACCGCGCGGGTGGACCGGGTGGAGGAGTACGAGGACGGCCGGATCCACGTCGTGGTCGCCCTCGACGGCGACCCCGCCTGCGACCTCGGCGCGATGAGCCAGATCGGGCACCGCTTCTTCTTCGCGCCCGAGGAGCTGGAACCGATCGGCGGCGAGCAGGACGGCAGCGCGGTCCTGGTGGCCGCGGTCGGTGACGCGTTCGTCCCCGGTGGCGGGTTCGGCGCCTCCGTGGTCGAGCGGCTGCGGGCCCGGGAGCACCGCCACGACGTGCGCCTCAACGACTTCGGCATCCGGACGTCGGATCTCGTGCGCGCGGTGGCCGACGAGGACTTCCACGCCGTGTTGCTGGTCTGCGCGCTGCGGCAGGGCCGCCGGCCCGGTGCCGTGTCGGTGTGGGAGGCCGCCGCGGTGACCACTCCGGAGTCCGACGACGCGGCGTTCGTCTTCGCCCTCACGCGGCGGCTCCAGCGGCACTGCGGCCGGGTTCTCGTGCTGGCCGGTGAGCCGGCGCGCGGCGGCGCGGCCGAACACCTCGACGAAGCGGTCCGGGTCCTCGACACCCTGGTCGGGGACATCACGACGGCCCGCCAGGCACCGACAGGACGGTGAGTTCCCCATGTGCGACGAAATCCACATCTCGCGGCGGGCGCTGCGCATCACCGCGGCCCTCCTCGCCGCCACCGCGCTGTTCGCGGTGCTGAAGCAGCTTCCGGAGATCCGGCGCTACATCAAGTCCGAGCGGATGTGAACGACCGTCCAACATCGACGGTCGTCACGCACGGGCGGGTCTGATCGATTTGTGGGCCCGCCGCACCGGACTTAGCTTGAGACCGCCCGCGAACACGGACCCATGGGAGAAGTGACCGCATGCAACGGTCGTCCGACAA is a window of Saccharopolyspora erythraea NRRL 2338 DNA encoding:
- a CDS encoding DUF6084 family protein encodes the protein MTTGEQEVPAGARAGAGEPDGRQAAPELAFQVTGAAPVRFAAVPTLSFRIGVSRTGGGPVRSITLTTTVRIAAPRRRYRPEEQALLTELFGTPDQWARTMRPLPWARSTTVVAPFTDSTATEVPVACTWDVELAVAKYFLAVRDGGVPLDFMFNGTVFFEGEDGRLRTAQISWSTDTTFLLPAELWHEVVDASSPGNAWLRLSRDTFERLYARRSRSAAGGWDEVVNALLDDVEPDPGRQP
- a CDS encoding DUF6893 family small protein, which encodes MCDEIHISRRALRITAALLAATALFAVLKQLPEIRRYIKSERM